In Salmo trutta chromosome 28, fSalTru1.1, whole genome shotgun sequence, one DNA window encodes the following:
- the LOC115166204 gene encoding PRELI domain containing protein 3B: protein MKIWTSEHIFNHPWETVTKAAMQKYPNPMNPGVVGVDVLNRHVDTQGRLYSNRLLSTEWGLPSLAKTLIGITRTNTYIQEHSVVDPKEKTFELQSTNISCTNIVSVDEKLTYRPHPEDPKKTILTQEALISVKGISLSSYLEGLMAKTISANAGKGREAMEWVIRRLNTEIEELAATAQATIRIPMAAAVAEK, encoded by the exons ATGAAGATCTGGACCTCCGAACACATATTCAA ccacCCGTGGGAGACTGTGACCAAGGCGGCAATGCAGAAGTATCCCAACCCAATGAACCCTGGCGTGGTAGGGGTGGATGTGTTGAACAGACATGTGGACACACAGGGCCGGTTATACAGCAACAGACTGCTCAGCACAGAATGGGGACTGCCCTCTTTGGCCAAGACT CTCATTGGTATAACACGAACCAACACATACATCCAGGAACATTCGGTGGTGGACCCCAAGGAAAAGACTTTTGAGCTGCAATCTACAAAT ATTTCATGTACTAACATAGTATCTGTGGACGAGAAGTTAACATACAGGCCGCATCCGGAGGATCCCAAAAA GACCATATTGACACAAGAGGCACTTATCTCTGTGAAAGGAATTAGTCTGAGCAGTTACCTGGAGGGGCTCATGGCCAAAACCATCTCGGCAAACGCAGGCAAA GGACGAGAGGCGATGGAGTGGGTCATCAGGCGGTTAAACACAGAGATCGAGGAGCTGGCAGCAACGGCACAGGCCACAATCCGCATCCCCATGGCAGCCGCAGTCGCAGAGAAATGA